The following proteins come from a genomic window of Gimesia chilikensis:
- a CDS encoding class I SAM-dependent methyltransferase, whose translation MTRLTDQAHARISDILRAGETAIDATAGNGHDTCFLCQTVGPTGHVYAIDIQESALEQTAAQLAEADCFHCELICCDHSLLAEIVPAEHQGATGAIMFNLGYLPGGDHSLITQEATTVKALDAAIDYLRPGGILTILAYPGHPGGEAETGAIVEWMNQLPASEFKTETILARSSAPTAPRLLIVTRQES comes from the coding sequence ATGACACGTTTAACCGACCAGGCACACGCACGCATCTCTGATATTCTCCGCGCCGGTGAAACCGCCATCGACGCCACTGCGGGGAACGGGCACGACACCTGTTTTCTCTGTCAGACCGTTGGTCCCACGGGGCACGTGTATGCAATCGACATTCAAGAGTCGGCACTGGAGCAGACAGCCGCACAACTCGCGGAGGCGGACTGCTTTCATTGTGAGCTGATCTGCTGTGATCACAGTCTACTGGCAGAGATCGTTCCGGCTGAACACCAGGGCGCAACGGGGGCGATCATGTTTAACCTGGGCTACCTGCCCGGGGGTGATCACAGCCTGATTACGCAGGAGGCGACTACAGTAAAAGCGCTGGACGCGGCGATCGATTACCTGCGTCCCGGAGGAATTCTGACGATCCTCGCGTATCCGGGACATCCTGGCGGGGAAGCAGAAACCGGTGCCATTGTAGAATGGATGAACCAGCTACCTGCCAGCGAATTCAAAACGGAAACGATCCTGGCGCGTTCGTCTGCGCCCACCGCACCGCGTCTGTTGATTGTCACCAGGCAGGAATCCTGA
- a CDS encoding DUF1559 domain-containing protein, with protein MELKRSKKRGFTLIELLVVIAIIAILIALLLPAVQQAREAARRSTCKNNLKQIGLALHNYHETHSMFPNDVWTNAPGGSSPGARNYSWITLILPFLEQAPLYNQINFSAPLLGQTGTAGPIQATKVPVLHCPSDQDHDPSARDGFATTNYAGSQGFDWWDRPNQVHTGVFTLKSKVRIRDITDGTTTTIAVGEVPQNGFASGGRTCGAGRLRDGGGEAVYRMAFIASTHIVVMNDPRNQLLLPDGTSTGEDATFFKTSPYAWGPVYIAAHCLNSEWPGPGSVHQGGAHFLMADGSVRFISENIDYHGDHNQSPGAPSLWMSLNTIAGGRFDSIVGEF; from the coding sequence ATGGAGTTGAAACGCTCAAAGAAGAGAGGCTTTACGTTGATTGAGTTGCTGGTGGTCATCGCGATCATCGCAATTTTGATCGCCTTGCTACTACCCGCTGTGCAGCAGGCACGCGAAGCAGCCCGTCGAAGTACCTGCAAGAACAACCTCAAGCAGATCGGGTTGGCACTGCACAACTATCATGAAACACACTCGATGTTTCCCAACGATGTCTGGACGAACGCTCCAGGCGGTTCCTCACCTGGAGCTCGTAACTACAGTTGGATTACTCTGATTTTACCATTCCTGGAACAGGCGCCCCTGTATAATCAGATTAACTTCTCTGCACCGCTGCTGGGCCAGACCGGAACGGCAGGACCAATTCAGGCGACTAAAGTTCCTGTCCTGCATTGTCCGTCGGACCAGGACCATGATCCCAGCGCCCGTGATGGTTTCGCAACCACCAACTATGCCGGATCCCAGGGATTTGACTGGTGGGATCGACCCAACCAGGTTCATACAGGCGTCTTCACGCTGAAATCAAAAGTCCGGATTCGTGACATCACCGATGGAACCACCACGACCATTGCCGTGGGTGAAGTTCCGCAAAATGGTTTTGCCAGTGGCGGACGAACCTGTGGTGCCGGCCGACTCCGCGACGGTGGTGGAGAAGCGGTCTACCGCATGGCATTTATTGCTTCGACACACATCGTGGTCATGAACGATCCCCGTAATCAGCTGTTGTTACCGGACGGTACTTCCACCGGTGAAGATGCCACATTCTTTAAAACTTCTCCTTATGCCTGGGGGCCAGTTTATATCGCCGCTCACTGTCTCAACTCAGAATGGCCAGGGCCGGGTTCTGTGCATCAGGGTGGTGCTCACTTCCTGATGGCCGATGGTTCCGTGCGATTCATCAGTGAAAACATCGATTACCACGGTGATCACAACCAGTCTCCTGGTGCACCCAGCCTCTGGATGTCGCTCAACACGATTGCCGGCGGTCGCTTCGATAGTATCGTTGGTGAGTTTTAA
- a CDS encoding NAD(P)/FAD-dependent oxidoreductase, producing MSPLNHYDFIIVGQGLAGTALGWTLQQRGYQTLIIDRGEEITSSKIAAGLITPITGLRLVVSWRLEEFLPCAIRFYREIESLTDSRFLELKPMLRLFASEQEQEQYQQRSQTHFPELVSIPEPLANEAEFDVSQGGFEMQSGGKLDVPTYLEASREWFQKQNCFLKADIDPRQDLEWEADQLQINRLGVSADKIIFCQGIQARRNPWFEKVPFEGVKGEILTLKIPGLTERRVVNRGVWLAHWQDDLYRAGSTYDREHLDCEPTVAGRKEIMQRLTEFLKVPFEVVEHRAAVRPVIHGRLPVLGLHPENPCVGFFNGFASKGSLQTPWMAAHFADVLEDKATLEKQLDLSRKLKPKS from the coding sequence ATGTCACCACTCAATCATTATGACTTCATCATCGTTGGCCAGGGGCTCGCAGGCACAGCGCTCGGCTGGACGCTGCAGCAACGCGGCTATCAAACCTTGATCATTGATCGTGGTGAAGAGATCACGTCCTCGAAAATTGCAGCCGGTTTGATCACGCCCATAACGGGACTGCGACTGGTGGTCTCCTGGCGACTGGAAGAATTCCTGCCTTGCGCAATCCGCTTCTATCGAGAGATTGAATCACTCACCGATTCCCGTTTTCTCGAACTGAAACCGATGCTGAGACTATTCGCTTCTGAACAGGAGCAGGAACAGTACCAGCAACGATCCCAGACACATTTTCCGGAACTGGTTTCCATTCCCGAGCCCCTGGCGAACGAAGCTGAATTCGATGTGTCACAGGGGGGATTTGAAATGCAGAGTGGAGGAAAACTGGATGTCCCCACTTACCTGGAAGCTTCACGAGAGTGGTTTCAAAAACAAAACTGTTTTTTGAAAGCAGACATCGATCCTCGCCAGGATCTGGAATGGGAAGCAGACCAGCTCCAGATCAACCGTCTGGGAGTGAGTGCCGACAAAATCATTTTCTGCCAGGGGATCCAGGCGCGGCGCAATCCCTGGTTTGAAAAAGTGCCTTTTGAGGGCGTCAAAGGAGAAATCCTGACTTTGAAAATTCCAGGCCTGACAGAGCGACGCGTGGTCAACCGGGGAGTCTGGCTCGCGCACTGGCAGGACGACCTGTATCGTGCCGGCTCAACTTATGATCGGGAACACCTCGACTGCGAACCCACGGTTGCCGGCCGAAAAGAAATCATGCAGCGTCTGACCGAATTTCTGAAAGTTCCGTTTGAAGTTGTCGAGCATCGGGCCGCGGTCCGTCCGGTCATTCACGGACGACTGCCTGTCTTGGGACTGCATCCGGAAAACCCGTGCGTCGGATTCTTCAACGGTTTTGCCTCGAAAGGGAGTCTGCAAACCCCCTGGATGGCAGCCCATTTTGCCGATGTACTGGAAGACAAAGCGACTCTGGAAAAACAACTGGACCTCAGCCGTAAGCTCAAACCAAAATCATGA
- a CDS encoding ABC transporter permease subunit/CPBP intramembrane protease yields MVSPYDQDSDHRIYTPTTGFRFSGLLKKELREILRDRRTVITLILMPLLVYPLLGLLLQKFFLSQMSQLGKVEYRIILSNESEGQLFRALLTKGNRLLATNPGMSPVQQKSADDEQPLARFQKVDPVIKFLIADSSGENQNISKLVRDGQVDVGVRYIPIDTAQADQTRERHSGRFQITYGAQSPHSRRAAEYVEKRLQAVRWNYRDQLLTEMGKSDTVPFIATFEPVKSEMRQGASLVTFVPMILLLMTMTGAVYPAIDLTAGERERGTLETLMAAPLPRMWILCSKFFAVLAVATLTAIVNMVAMLATAYANGLEGMLFGEGLTPVVLMQILLLLLIFAAFFSAVLLCITSFARSFKEAQAYLIPLMLISMAPGVIGLVPDLKMTLFWAVIPLANIVLLSRDFLLHQAQPSLFFVSVFSTVFYGVVALSLAARIFGTDTILYQSEASWSDFFKRATKTHAAPALNNAVLCLAVLFPVFILSAAFISRLQELSMAMRLLASGTLTFCLFLLIPLLFAWLGGVNLKSGFRWNRPRPLACVGAVLLGVTLWPMAYEIEIFALTDYRIEVLTKLFDSMKLELELVPLWIKLISLAVLPAICEELFFRGYLLSGLLNRFSSTKSIFISAFLFALFHVIVRDSLFIERFFPSFFMGLSLGYVNILSRSVIPGIVLHMLHNGLLITFASYQHYFSQWDMNLQDQKHLPLFWLIVSLCSIVVGFALVHFSSRSQKTDESLVGVTPPTAG; encoded by the coding sequence ATGGTGTCACCCTACGATCAGGACTCGGATCACCGGATCTACACTCCCACGACCGGTTTTCGCTTTTCGGGTCTCTTGAAGAAAGAACTGCGCGAAATTCTCCGCGACCGTCGCACTGTGATCACCCTGATCCTGATGCCCCTGCTGGTCTATCCGCTGCTCGGATTGCTGTTGCAGAAGTTCTTTTTGAGCCAGATGAGCCAGCTCGGCAAAGTGGAATACCGGATTATTCTCTCCAACGAATCAGAGGGGCAGCTGTTTCGCGCCCTGCTCACCAAGGGGAACCGTCTGCTGGCAACCAATCCCGGCATGTCGCCTGTCCAACAGAAATCAGCTGACGACGAGCAGCCCCTGGCCCGCTTTCAAAAGGTCGACCCGGTCATCAAGTTTCTGATCGCCGACAGTTCCGGTGAAAATCAAAACATTTCGAAACTGGTCCGCGATGGTCAGGTTGACGTGGGAGTACGCTATATTCCCATCGACACGGCGCAGGCAGATCAGACCCGCGAAAGACATAGTGGCCGTTTTCAGATTACCTACGGCGCACAGTCTCCCCACAGTCGACGGGCCGCGGAATATGTCGAGAAACGTCTGCAGGCCGTACGTTGGAATTACCGCGACCAGCTGCTGACAGAAATGGGAAAAAGCGACACCGTTCCGTTCATCGCGACGTTTGAACCGGTAAAGTCCGAGATGCGACAGGGGGCTTCCCTGGTGACGTTCGTCCCCATGATTCTGCTGCTGATGACGATGACCGGCGCCGTCTATCCCGCAATCGATCTGACAGCCGGCGAACGCGAACGCGGAACACTGGAAACCTTAATGGCCGCGCCGTTACCCCGCATGTGGATTCTGTGTTCCAAGTTTTTTGCCGTCCTGGCGGTGGCGACGCTGACTGCCATCGTGAATATGGTGGCGATGCTCGCGACCGCATACGCAAACGGTCTAGAGGGGATGCTGTTCGGCGAGGGGCTGACGCCAGTCGTCTTAATGCAGATTCTGTTACTTCTGTTGATCTTCGCCGCCTTCTTCTCTGCGGTCCTGCTCTGTATCACCAGCTTTGCCCGCAGCTTCAAAGAAGCACAGGCCTACCTGATTCCGCTGATGCTGATCTCGATGGCCCCCGGAGTCATCGGCCTGGTGCCCGACCTCAAAATGACGCTTTTCTGGGCGGTGATTCCCCTGGCGAATATCGTGCTGCTCAGTCGCGATTTTTTACTGCACCAGGCGCAGCCCTCCCTGTTTTTTGTTTCGGTCTTTTCCACGGTCTTCTACGGTGTGGTTGCCCTGAGTCTGGCCGCCCGGATTTTCGGAACCGATACGATTCTGTATCAGAGCGAAGCTTCCTGGAGCGATTTTTTCAAGCGTGCCACCAAAACCCATGCTGCTCCCGCGCTGAATAATGCGGTGCTCTGTCTGGCGGTCTTATTTCCGGTGTTCATCCTGTCGGCTGCATTTATCAGTCGGCTGCAGGAACTTTCCATGGCAATGCGGCTGCTGGCATCAGGCACGCTCACCTTCTGTCTGTTCCTGCTGATCCCGCTGTTGTTTGCCTGGCTGGGAGGTGTGAATCTGAAGTCCGGCTTTCGCTGGAATCGCCCCCGACCGCTGGCCTGCGTGGGCGCGGTCCTGCTGGGGGTCACGCTCTGGCCGATGGCTTACGAGATTGAGATCTTCGCCCTGACCGACTATCGCATTGAAGTTCTGACGAAACTATTTGATTCGATGAAGCTGGAACTGGAGCTGGTACCACTCTGGATCAAGTTGATCAGCCTCGCGGTACTCCCCGCGATCTGCGAAGAGCTCTTCTTCCGCGGTTACCTGTTGAGCGGGCTGTTGAACCGCTTTTCGAGTACCAAATCGATCTTCATTTCGGCGTTTTTGTTCGCACTGTTCCACGTCATCGTGCGTGATTCCCTGTTTATCGAGCGGTTTTTTCCCAGCTTCTTCATGGGCCTCTCACTGGGATATGTCAACATCCTCTCGCGGAGTGTGATTCCCGGGATCGTGCTGCACATGCTACACAACGGTTTGTTGATCACCTTCGCCAGCTATCAGCATTACTTCTCACAATGGGACATGAACCTGCAGGACCAGAAGCATCTGCCCCTTTTCTGGTTGATCGTTTCCCTCTGTTCCATCGTGGTTGGGTTCGCGCTGGTTCATTTCAGTAGCCGGAGCCAGAAGACAGACGAGTCACTGGTCGGCGTCACTCCCCCGACAGCTGGTTAA
- a CDS encoding ABC transporter ATP-binding protein yields the protein MIRVQNLTRIFEAGKQDVLAVDHISFAVETGEVYGLLGPNGAGKTTTLRMILGLLKPTSGDAEVEGFRVSTHPDEIKRRVGLVSTSAGLYQWLTPREILSFFADVYGVSAAQAEDRIQRLSDLFRLSEFLDRRSATLSTGQKQRVNLARSLIHDPPVMLMDEPTRGLDVVGSKVIFDYIDHLRDEGKAVIVCTHRLDEAEQLCDRFGLLYQGKKSYEGTLEELQQCTSCQTLTQIFLQLLDAPVTKTETVAAAQGELL from the coding sequence ATGATCCGCGTTCAAAACCTCACACGTATTTTCGAAGCCGGAAAACAGGATGTTCTGGCCGTCGATCATATTTCGTTCGCAGTCGAAACAGGCGAAGTCTATGGTTTGCTGGGACCCAATGGTGCCGGTAAAACTACGACGCTCCGCATGATTCTCGGCCTGCTCAAACCGACCAGTGGCGATGCTGAAGTCGAAGGCTTTCGCGTCTCGACGCATCCCGACGAAATCAAACGGCGGGTCGGCCTCGTCTCAACCAGTGCCGGGCTGTACCAGTGGTTGACACCCCGCGAGATCCTCTCTTTTTTCGCCGACGTCTATGGCGTCTCCGCAGCGCAGGCGGAAGACCGCATCCAGCGACTGTCGGATTTGTTTCGGCTCTCTGAATTCCTCGATCGTCGTTCTGCCACTTTAAGTACCGGTCAGAAGCAACGCGTGAATCTGGCCCGTTCCCTGATCCACGATCCTCCTGTGATGCTGATGGATGAACCAACCCGCGGACTGGATGTGGTCGGCAGCAAGGTCATCTTCGATTACATCGATCATCTCCGCGATGAAGGCAAGGCCGTCATCGTCTGCACACACCGCCTGGATGAAGCCGAGCAGCTCTGCGATCGGTTCGGGCTCCTGTACCAGGGTAAGAAAAGCTATGAGGGCACACTGGAAGAGCTGCAGCAATGCACTTCGTGTCAGACATTAACCCAGATCTTCCTGCAACTGCTGGATGCGCCTGTGACAAAAACAGAAACAGTCGCCGCGGCACAGGGGGAACTGCTTTAA
- the dinB gene encoding DNA polymerase IV — protein MRTILHVDMDAFYASIEERDHPELKGQPIIVGGRAESRGVVSAANYAARKFGVHSAMPMKTARSLCPHAHYFPVRMKDYAAVSHTLQQIFQRFTPLVEPLSLDEAFLDVTGSELLFGTGAEIARTIKREVQETLHLIASVGVAPNKFLAKIASDADKPDGLVIVAPDRIHDFLDPLPISRIWGIGKVATRRFNQLGIQTVAQLRALEPKLLTELFGEQGAHLWKLAQGLDERPVVPERQAKSISRETTFSRDVTDLEILKSVLIELVEDVARRLRKNQLRGKTIQLKIRYDDFSTFTRASTIAQPTDITRDIQGAALQMLEHRLPARRLSIRLIGVGVSGFDQSAVQQRSLFDEEDQQKHSRLDQIKDQIADRFGMDSLKRGNRIINDARDESAEAD, from the coding sequence ATGCGCACCATTCTGCACGTGGATATGGACGCCTTTTACGCGTCCATCGAAGAACGGGACCACCCGGAACTCAAAGGGCAGCCGATCATTGTCGGCGGTCGGGCCGAGTCACGGGGTGTCGTTTCGGCTGCCAACTATGCCGCGCGCAAATTCGGCGTTCACAGTGCCATGCCGATGAAAACCGCCCGCTCACTCTGCCCCCACGCACACTATTTTCCGGTCCGGATGAAAGATTACGCAGCCGTCTCCCATACACTGCAGCAGATCTTCCAGCGTTTTACCCCCCTGGTCGAGCCGTTGTCCCTGGATGAAGCATTCCTGGATGTGACGGGAAGCGAACTGCTCTTCGGCACGGGTGCAGAAATAGCGCGCACGATCAAGCGCGAAGTTCAGGAAACGTTACATCTGATCGCTTCCGTCGGGGTCGCGCCAAATAAATTCCTCGCGAAAATTGCCAGCGATGCGGACAAACCGGATGGTCTGGTGATTGTCGCGCCTGACCGCATTCATGATTTTCTCGATCCACTGCCCATTTCGCGCATCTGGGGCATTGGGAAGGTCGCCACCCGCCGCTTTAACCAACTGGGAATTCAAACCGTCGCTCAATTACGGGCCCTCGAACCGAAATTACTCACGGAACTGTTCGGCGAACAGGGTGCGCATCTCTGGAAGCTGGCACAGGGGCTCGATGAGCGACCCGTGGTGCCGGAACGCCAGGCCAAATCCATTTCGCGCGAAACCACTTTTTCCCGCGATGTGACCGATCTGGAAATCCTCAAGTCCGTTTTGATTGAACTGGTAGAAGACGTGGCTCGTCGGCTCCGTAAAAACCAGTTGCGCGGAAAAACGATTCAGCTCAAAATCAGGTATGATGACTTCTCGACCTTTACGCGGGCATCGACCATTGCGCAACCGACGGACATCACCCGCGATATCCAGGGTGCCGCTCTGCAGATGCTGGAACACCGGCTGCCGGCCCGCCGGTTGTCAATCCGACTGATCGGGGTCGGCGTTTCCGGTTTCGATCAGAGCGCCGTTCAGCAGCGCAGTCTGTTTGACGAAGAGGATCAACAGAAACACTCCCGACTGGACCAGATCAAAGATCAGATCGCCGACCGTTTCGGAATGGATTCGCTGAAACGCGGCAATCGCATTATAAATGATGCGCGAGATGAATCAGCGGAAGCAGACTGA
- a CDS encoding sulfatase family protein, with product MLRPLVCCLLLCLSPGLLSAAEQQQPNIVVILADDFGVGDIQAHYPENKIPTPYLDRLVKQGMSFTDAHSGSAVCTPTRYGLLTGRYAWRTRLQEWVIAAYEPPLIAADRLTFPGFLKSQGYTTACIGKWHLGWNWPGPQPSQMTEKRNGQWQLNWDFTKPISGGPVDRGFDYFFGVDLPNLPPFTFIENSRVFPQPTAKFQPDPAEGIVLPKAFTGAPAAPDWKMQEILPELTRRAVKYIEQQAAQQEPFFLYFSMTSPHEPVVPSPPFRGKSGIAPVADFVMETDWSAGQVIQAIDQAGLGENTVVIFTADNGHSHYTGWKDLIKAGHLPSGPYRGHKGDVWEGGHRVPLVVRWPGKVQAGSSSDQLICLTDLLATSADLLGTKLPATGAEDSLSFFPALQGKASDGSRTSVVNHSNFGEFAFRDGPWKLVYKLGERNLEKSRGKPTIAELYHLQSDIAEEQDLSQKHPERVRQMTADLQALIDRGSSRPDQQSQNDGQVEFKTTQKLRWAPVKD from the coding sequence ATGTTGCGCCCGCTTGTCTGTTGTCTCTTGTTGTGTCTGAGCCCCGGATTGCTTTCGGCGGCTGAACAGCAGCAACCGAACATTGTGGTCATCCTGGCCGATGATTTCGGGGTGGGTGATATCCAGGCACACTATCCGGAGAACAAAATTCCAACGCCGTATTTAGACCGCCTGGTAAAGCAGGGGATGAGCTTTACCGACGCCCACAGTGGTTCGGCGGTCTGTACTCCCACCCGCTATGGACTCCTCACGGGCCGCTATGCATGGCGGACACGCCTGCAGGAATGGGTCATCGCCGCTTACGAACCTCCACTGATCGCTGCCGACCGACTCACATTTCCCGGGTTTCTCAAGTCGCAGGGTTACACCACCGCCTGCATCGGAAAGTGGCATCTGGGCTGGAACTGGCCGGGACCGCAGCCCAGTCAGATGACGGAGAAACGTAACGGCCAGTGGCAACTGAACTGGGACTTTACCAAACCGATTTCAGGGGGACCGGTTGACCGGGGCTTCGATTATTTCTTCGGAGTCGATCTGCCGAATCTGCCTCCGTTTACCTTCATTGAAAACAGCCGGGTCTTTCCACAGCCCACGGCCAAATTTCAACCCGATCCCGCAGAGGGAATTGTCCTGCCCAAAGCGTTCACGGGCGCTCCGGCGGCACCCGACTGGAAAATGCAGGAAATTCTTCCCGAATTAACCCGACGGGCAGTCAAGTACATCGAACAGCAAGCGGCACAGCAGGAACCATTCTTTCTTTATTTTTCGATGACCTCTCCGCACGAGCCGGTGGTTCCCTCGCCCCCTTTCCGCGGAAAAAGCGGCATCGCCCCCGTGGCTGATTTTGTGATGGAAACCGACTGGTCTGCAGGTCAGGTCATTCAGGCCATTGACCAGGCGGGACTGGGCGAGAATACCGTGGTAATCTTCACTGCAGACAATGGCCATTCGCATTACACGGGCTGGAAGGATCTGATCAAAGCCGGTCATCTCCCCAGCGGTCCTTATCGCGGACATAAAGGCGATGTCTGGGAGGGGGGACACCGCGTTCCGCTGGTCGTCCGCTGGCCCGGAAAAGTACAGGCGGGCAGCAGCAGTGACCAACTGATCTGCCTGACGGATCTGCTGGCAACCAGTGCCGATCTGTTGGGAACAAAGTTACCCGCAACCGGCGCAGAAGACAGCCTCAGCTTTTTCCCCGCACTGCAGGGCAAAGCGTCAGACGGCTCACGCACGTCAGTGGTCAATCACTCGAACTTTGGTGAATTTGCCTTCCGGGATGGTCCCTGGAAACTGGTGTATAAACTGGGCGAACGCAATCTGGAAAAATCGCGCGGCAAGCCGACCATCGCAGAGCTCTACCACCTGCAGTCTGACATTGCGGAAGAGCAGGATCTGTCACAGAAACATCCGGAACGGGTCAGACAGATGACAGCCGACCTGCAGGCATTGATCGACCGTGGCAGTAGTCGCCCGGACCAGCAAAGTCAAAATGACGGACAAGTCGAATTCAAGACAACTCAAAAGTTGCGCTGGGCACCAGTCAAAGATTGA
- a CDS encoding PQQ-binding-like beta-propeller repeat protein, translating into MRCFPRQIVLTLLFCLFASSLFAADDWRVWRGPTGNGVAAAGQTPPVKWSETENIHWKTPLPGRGHASPIVVNDRVLIATADESQEIQSVVCLARDSGKILWKTDVNRGGFAPKIHQKNTHASPTLASNGELVFAAFPHHESIQLTALDLDGKQRWQIRAGGFLPRAYQFGYGPSPILYENTVIVAAEYEKNGYLAAFDQQTGKEVWRLDRPDKINFSTPIVARIAGRDQLLHSGNSRVASFDPRTGREIWSVPAPWIVSCGTMVWDQELVFASGGFPTKGTIAVKADGSDKVAWTNRVKCYEQSMLAANGYLYAVDDNGIAYCWDAQTGKEMWKHRLGGKVSSSLVLANGNLYLTNERGTTFVFRSNPQKFELLAENQLGDEGFASPAICGSQIFHRAAGRASGKRQDVLYCIGK; encoded by the coding sequence ATGAGATGCTTCCCCCGCCAGATCGTGCTGACACTTCTGTTCTGCCTGTTTGCGTCCAGCCTGTTTGCCGCTGATGACTGGCGCGTGTGGCGCGGGCCCACGGGAAACGGGGTGGCTGCTGCCGGACAAACACCACCGGTCAAATGGTCGGAAACGGAAAACATTCACTGGAAAACCCCACTCCCCGGACGGGGCCATGCCTCGCCGATTGTGGTCAACGATCGAGTACTGATCGCGACCGCTGATGAGTCACAGGAAATTCAGTCGGTGGTTTGTCTCGCCCGGGACTCGGGAAAAATACTCTGGAAGACCGACGTCAACCGGGGTGGCTTCGCTCCCAAAATTCACCAGAAGAATACACACGCTTCTCCCACACTCGCTTCCAATGGCGAACTGGTTTTCGCGGCCTTTCCGCATCATGAAAGTATTCAGCTCACGGCGCTCGATCTGGACGGGAAACAGCGCTGGCAGATCCGGGCGGGGGGCTTTCTGCCCAGGGCGTATCAGTTCGGCTATGGTCCTTCTCCCATTTTGTATGAGAATACGGTGATCGTGGCAGCCGAATATGAGAAGAACGGTTACCTGGCTGCCTTCGATCAACAGACGGGCAAAGAGGTCTGGCGTCTCGATCGCCCCGATAAAATCAATTTCTCGACGCCCATTGTTGCTCGCATCGCTGGTCGGGACCAGCTGCTGCACAGCGGCAATTCGCGGGTTGCGAGTTTCGATCCGCGAACTGGTCGCGAAATCTGGTCGGTCCCTGCTCCCTGGATTGTCAGCTGTGGCACCATGGTCTGGGATCAGGAACTCGTCTTCGCCAGTGGTGGTTTCCCAACCAAGGGAACTATTGCAGTGAAAGCAGATGGTTCGGACAAGGTCGCCTGGACGAACCGCGTTAAATGCTATGAGCAATCGATGCTGGCTGCGAATGGATATCTCTACGCGGTCGATGACAACGGCATCGCCTACTGCTGGGATGCACAGACCGGAAAAGAGATGTGGAAGCATCGCCTGGGCGGGAAAGTCTCTTCCTCACTGGTCCTCGCGAACGGCAATCTGTATTTGACGAACGAACGGGGGACTACGTTTGTCTTCCGTTCGAATCCTCAGAAATTTGAACTGCTGGCAGAAAACCAGCTCGGCGACGAAGGTTTTGCTTCGCCGGCAATCTGCGGCAGTCAGATCTTTCATCGCGCGGCCGGACGTGCCTCGGGAAAACGTCAGGACGTGCTTTACTGCATCGGCAAATAG
- a CDS encoding putative signal transducing protein, whose amino-acid sequence MSDSLETVYSTTNVMEAEFIKMTLEGEGIRCLLENENQAAMTGIFEIKVDVVSSNVDRARQIIDEIRESSQSHEDSSEEE is encoded by the coding sequence ATGAGTGATAGTCTGGAAACTGTCTATTCAACGACGAATGTGATGGAAGCGGAATTCATCAAGATGACGCTGGAAGGGGAAGGCATTCGCTGTCTGCTCGAGAATGAAAATCAGGCTGCGATGACCGGTATTTTTGAGATTAAGGTCGATGTGGTCTCCTCGAACGTGGATCGGGCCCGTCAGATCATTGACGAAATCCGTGAGTCTTCGCAATCGCACGAGGATTCCTCTGAAGAGGAATAA